The Paenibacillus sophorae genome has a segment encoding these proteins:
- a CDS encoding glycosyltransferase family 2 protein, with protein MTDAIFVTLQVVLALIAVYQFGFSLFGLHKKKKKKLFPPEKSFAVLVAAHNEEQVVGALMENLKQLNYPKELYDVFVICDNCTDGTARIVREHGMTACVRTNNNLRGKGYAIEWMLGKLWDMPRQYDAVVMFDADNLAHTDFLMEMNNDLCSGAKVIQGYIDTKNPEDSWITAAYGISYWYINRLWQLSRHNLGMANFLGGTGMCFETNLLKEMGWGATSLVEDLEFTMRSASKGVYPEFNYDAKVFDEKPLTFKASSRQRLRWMQGHFTVARRYFFPLLWQSIKERSLTKFDLALYGVNVYIVLLTFLMTAVMWIDSSLLGGPHIANLYGYLPLWLSYVAIAANVFTFFVSMILEKVTFKKVYAYMLLFPIYLISWYPITFYAFFTQNNKQWSHTKHTRVVRLEEVQSKQG; from the coding sequence ATGACAGATGCAATTTTTGTGACGCTCCAAGTGGTCTTGGCGCTAATTGCGGTTTATCAGTTTGGCTTCTCGTTGTTCGGACTGCACAAGAAGAAGAAGAAAAAGCTTTTCCCGCCGGAAAAATCATTTGCCGTGCTCGTAGCCGCGCATAACGAAGAACAAGTGGTCGGGGCGCTTATGGAAAACCTGAAGCAGCTGAATTATCCGAAGGAACTATACGACGTATTCGTCATCTGCGATAACTGTACGGACGGAACGGCCCGCATTGTCCGGGAGCATGGCATGACTGCCTGCGTCCGCACCAACAATAATTTGAGAGGCAAAGGCTACGCAATCGAGTGGATGCTGGGGAAACTTTGGGACATGCCGCGCCAGTACGACGCCGTTGTGATGTTCGATGCCGATAATCTGGCCCATACCGACTTCCTGATGGAGATGAACAATGATCTCTGTTCCGGCGCAAAAGTCATTCAGGGCTACATCGACACGAAGAATCCGGAGGATTCCTGGATTACCGCAGCCTATGGCATCTCTTACTGGTATATTAACCGTTTGTGGCAGCTGTCGCGTCACAATTTGGGTATGGCCAACTTCCTTGGCGGAACGGGCATGTGCTTCGAAACGAATCTGCTAAAGGAAATGGGCTGGGGAGCAACCAGTCTTGTAGAGGACCTGGAGTTCACCATGCGCAGCGCGTCGAAGGGCGTATATCCGGAGTTCAACTACGACGCCAAAGTGTTTGACGAGAAGCCGCTTACGTTCAAGGCCTCGTCCAGACAGAGGCTTCGCTGGATGCAAGGACATTTTACCGTCGCCCGCCGTTATTTCTTCCCTCTGCTGTGGCAGAGTATTAAAGAACGAAGCTTGACCAAGTTTGACCTGGCCCTATACGGCGTCAACGTCTATATTGTCCTGCTCACGTTCCTCATGACCGCGGTGATGTGGATCGACAGTTCGCTGCTGGGTGGTCCGCATATCGCCAACCTGTACGGCTACCTGCCTTTATGGCTAAGCTATGTCGCCATAGCCGCCAATGTGTTTACCTTTTTCGTATCGATGATTCTTGAAAAGGTAACGTTCAAAAAGGTGTATGCCTATATGCTGCTGTTCCCGATTTACCTGATTTCATGGTATCCGATTACGTTCTACGCATTCTTTACGCAAAACAACAAACAATGGAGCCATACGAAGCATACCCGCGTCGTGCGTCTGGAGGAAGTTCAAAGCAAGCAGGGTTAG
- a CDS encoding TIGR01212 family radical SAM protein (This family includes YhcC from E. coli K-12, an uncharacterized radical SAM protein.) encodes MTILEAPSTASLWGDKRFHTWNYEMREQFGDKVFKVMLDAGFTCPNRDGSIAKGGCTFCSARGSGDYAGSRRDDLVTQFGSVRDRQHLKWPNAKYIGYFQAYTNTYAPVEELREYYEVILEQPGVVGLSIATRPDCLPDDVVDYLAELNERTYLWIEMGLQTIHESTSHLINRAHDTECYREAVEKLRSRGIRVCTHIIHGLPQETHEMMLETVSAVSQMDVQGIKIHLLHLMRKTPMVKQYEAGLLRFLEQDEYVKLIADSLEMLPPEMIVHRLTGDAPRDLLIGPMWSLKKWEVLNAIDDELKRRDTWQGKYWRKR; translated from the coding sequence ATGACTATACTAGAAGCCCCTTCCACAGCCTCGCTGTGGGGAGATAAACGATTTCATACCTGGAACTACGAAATGCGCGAACAGTTTGGCGATAAAGTGTTCAAAGTCATGCTGGACGCCGGCTTCACCTGTCCCAACCGCGACGGCTCAATTGCCAAAGGAGGCTGCACCTTCTGCAGCGCACGCGGCTCGGGCGATTACGCCGGAAGCCGACGCGACGATCTGGTCACCCAGTTCGGAAGCGTCCGCGACCGCCAGCATCTGAAATGGCCGAACGCCAAGTACATCGGTTATTTCCAGGCATATACTAATACGTATGCGCCGGTTGAAGAGCTGCGGGAGTACTACGAGGTCATTCTGGAACAGCCAGGCGTTGTCGGATTGTCCATCGCCACCCGTCCCGACTGCCTTCCGGATGATGTTGTCGATTATCTGGCGGAATTGAACGAACGTACTTATCTATGGATTGAAATGGGCTTGCAGACGATTCACGAGTCCACCTCACACCTCATTAACCGGGCGCATGATACGGAGTGCTATCGCGAGGCTGTCGAAAAGCTGCGCAGCCGGGGCATCCGGGTCTGCACGCACATTATTCACGGTCTTCCGCAGGAAACGCACGAAATGATGCTGGAGACGGTGTCAGCCGTATCGCAGATGGATGTGCAGGGGATCAAAATCCATCTTCTGCACCTGATGCGGAAGACGCCGATGGTTAAGCAGTATGAAGCCGGACTGCTTCGTTTTCTGGAGCAGGATGAATATGTAAAGCTCATCGCCGATTCATTGGAAATGCTGCCTCCGGAAATGATCGTACACCGTCTGACCGGGGACGCCCCCCGCGATCTGCTGATCGGTCCGATGTGGAGCCTTAAGAAATGGGAAGTGCTCAATGCGATCGACGACGAGCTGAAGCGCAGAGATACCTGGCAGGGCAAGTATTGGAGAAAACGCTGA
- a CDS encoding class I SAM-dependent methyltransferase: MDDKRDDLRQILDYYNAGPEIKRLQSGIGAIEWERSKQIISRYLSDRPMVIYDIGGGAGAYSRWLAELGHEVHLFDLSPAAVEYAIALQSSGGIAPVHRIETADGRRIARSGGSADLILLMGPLYHLTERDERLDALEEAFRLLKPGGTLLAAAISRFGSTLWGLSVYGQKNDILEEQHFMSMIERELADGQHIRPEEYPNFIARAFFHLPNELKEEIEESGFYHLSTAAVEGPVWIVPALAEKWGNPESRAALLRISSIVEEQKSLLGMSPHLLAAAKKRI; this comes from the coding sequence GTGGACGATAAAAGAGACGACCTGCGGCAGATTCTGGATTATTACAACGCGGGACCGGAAATCAAACGGCTTCAGTCGGGGATCGGCGCCATTGAATGGGAGCGGAGCAAACAGATCATCTCCCGTTACTTGTCCGACCGGCCTATGGTGATCTACGATATCGGCGGCGGAGCCGGGGCCTATTCGAGATGGCTTGCCGAATTGGGGCATGAGGTTCATCTGTTCGACCTATCCCCCGCTGCCGTGGAGTACGCCATTGCTCTTCAATCATCGGGCGGCATAGCCCCGGTACACCGGATCGAGACCGCGGACGGGCGGAGAATCGCACGGAGCGGCGGAAGCGCCGACCTTATTCTGCTGATGGGACCGCTGTATCACCTGACTGAGAGAGACGAACGTTTGGATGCTCTAGAAGAAGCGTTCAGACTGCTCAAACCGGGCGGAACGCTGCTGGCCGCCGCCATTTCAAGGTTCGGGTCCACTCTCTGGGGTCTGTCCGTTTACGGACAAAAGAACGATATTCTTGAGGAACAGCATTTTATGTCGATGATCGAACGCGAACTTGCGGACGGCCAGCATATCCGGCCCGAGGAATATCCAAATTTCATTGCAAGAGCATTTTTTCATCTGCCGAATGAATTGAAGGAAGAAATCGAAGAATCCGGATTCTATCACCTAAGCACCGCCGCTGTAGAGGGGCCGGTCTGGATCGTGCCCGCTTTGGCGGAAAAATGGGGCAACCCGGAAAGCCGTGCGGCGCTGCTGAGGATCAGTTCCATCGTTGAAGAGCAGAAAAGCCTGCTGGGAATGAGTCCGCACCTGCTGGCTGCCGCCAAAAAGCGCATTTAG
- a CDS encoding class I SAM-dependent methyltransferase, translating into MGFLSVLSFAHKMVEERLSPGERAVDATVGTGADTLFLAKKAGPKGEVYGFDIQPEALTLAGERLRRAREDEGGDALAPSTLLLKSHAEMADVLPPSWRGSVGAIMFNFGYLPSDDADKSVITLPDSSVAALGVSLELLRPGGIVTAVLYPGHPGGGLEAEAVEAWASAVPQQTASAIVYRQLQRRTAPYVIALEKKKG; encoded by the coding sequence ATGGGCTTTCTATCCGTGCTGAGCTTCGCCCATAAAATGGTAGAAGAGCGCCTTTCCCCGGGCGAGCGCGCCGTGGATGCCACGGTGGGAACCGGCGCGGACACCTTGTTCCTTGCAAAGAAGGCGGGGCCAAAAGGCGAGGTCTACGGCTTCGACATTCAGCCCGAGGCTTTGACGCTTGCCGGGGAGCGCCTGCGCCGCGCCAGGGAGGACGAAGGAGGGGACGCCCTTGCTCCTTCGACTCTTCTATTGAAGAGCCATGCCGAGATGGCTGACGTACTGCCCCCTTCGTGGCGCGGCAGCGTCGGGGCGATCATGTTCAACTTCGGCTATCTCCCATCGGACGACGCGGACAAGAGCGTGATTACTTTGCCGGACAGTTCGGTTGCCGCGCTCGGGGTCTCCCTTGAACTTCTCCGGCCCGGAGGGATTGTAACAGCGGTCCTGTACCCCGGACATCCCGGTGGCGGGCTGGAAGCGGAAGCGGTTGAAGCCTGGGCGTCCGCCGTTCCGCAGCAAACGGCCAGTGCCATCGTGTACCGCCAGCTTCAACGCAGAACGGCTCCCTATGTTATCGCGCTTGAGAAAAAGAAAGGTTAA
- a CDS encoding alpha/beta fold hydrolase, with translation MTEHSFTMTDPLGVPIHVYEWLPEAEGPVRGILQISHGMCETAARYARLAGRLNAAGYAVYAGDHRGHGRTAGRIDLLGDAGSDGFYWMRRNLLQIAAIASGRHPGVPVFLLGHSMGSFLTQKLMCTPGSEGYAGYILSGSNGPRGMLRLGETLAKAQLKLMGERHRSVLLNGIVFGPYNRSFSPSRTAFDWLSSDPEEVDRFIDDPYCGAICTTRFFRDFFRLLQDIHTGAVLDSLCKDKPVYLFSGEKDPVGMNGQGILRLAELYRKFGVSDLEVRLYPEGRHEMLNEKNHDLVTDDLLDWLVRHLPPGQDLLRT, from the coding sequence GTGACGGAACATTCCTTTACGATGACCGATCCTCTCGGAGTCCCCATTCATGTGTACGAATGGCTGCCGGAGGCCGAAGGCCCCGTCCGGGGTATCCTTCAAATCTCGCATGGCATGTGCGAGACGGCCGCCAGATATGCCCGCTTGGCAGGCCGGTTGAACGCCGCGGGCTACGCGGTGTATGCGGGAGACCACAGGGGACACGGCAGAACCGCGGGAAGAATCGATTTGCTTGGTGATGCCGGATCCGATGGCTTCTATTGGATGCGCCGCAACCTTCTTCAGATTGCCGCCATCGCATCGGGCAGACATCCGGGAGTTCCCGTATTTCTGCTCGGGCACAGCATGGGTTCTTTTCTGACGCAGAAGCTGATGTGCACGCCCGGGAGCGAAGGATATGCGGGCTATATTTTAAGTGGAAGCAACGGCCCCCGCGGGATGCTGCGGCTGGGAGAGACGCTTGCAAAGGCCCAACTGAAGCTGATGGGGGAGCGGCATCGCAGCGTGCTGCTGAACGGCATCGTCTTTGGCCCCTACAACCGTTCATTCTCCCCTTCCCGCACGGCCTTCGATTGGCTGAGCAGCGACCCCGAGGAGGTCGACCGGTTTATAGATGATCCGTACTGCGGGGCGATTTGCACGACCCGTTTCTTCCGGGATTTCTTCCGGCTGCTGCAGGATATCCATACCGGAGCCGTGCTGGATTCTCTATGTAAGGACAAGCCGGTATATTTGTTCTCCGGCGAGAAGGACCCGGTCGGTATGAACGGCCAAGGGATCCTTCGGCTCGCAGAGCTGTACCGAAAGTTCGGCGTAAGCGATCTGGAGGTGCGGCTGTATCCGGAAGGCCGGCATGAAATGCTGAATGAAAAGAACCACGATCTGGTTACAGACGATCTGCTCGATTGGCTGGTCCGCCATCTTCCCCCCGGACAAGATCTGCTTCGGACGTAG
- a CDS encoding type I phosphomannose isomerase catalytic subunit, with the protein MTLPYPLKFQPEFKERVWGGRALEKFGLGLPEGHIGEGWMIADHPNGTSSVVNGELAGQGLDQIREAYGREWFGSKGYSEHGGRFPLLIKLLDCNDNLSVQVHPTDDYERLPKGELGKTEMWYVLDAKPDAKIIYGLKEGVNRESLRQALENGTVMDLLQEVPVLAGDTFYIPAGTVHALCAGVVVAEIQQNSDTTYRIYDYDRPGLDGKPRELHIEDSLNVTAYEGAGATSMKTDSAVPGEWLQLAESPYFIVEKGIVSGNWSLVTNPESFTVLVICEGSGHLIWEGGSQPYSAGECYLLPANLGTYTIEGQATLLRSYLP; encoded by the coding sequence ATGACACTGCCTTATCCTTTAAAATTTCAACCGGAATTCAAAGAACGCGTCTGGGGCGGAAGAGCCCTTGAGAAGTTTGGCCTCGGCCTCCCTGAAGGCCATATCGGCGAAGGCTGGATGATCGCCGACCACCCAAACGGAACCTCGTCCGTCGTAAACGGCGAGCTCGCGGGACAGGGCCTGGACCAGATCCGCGAAGCCTACGGACGTGAATGGTTCGGCAGCAAAGGCTATTCCGAGCACGGTGGAAGATTCCCTCTATTGATAAAGCTCCTGGATTGCAACGACAACCTGTCCGTTCAGGTTCATCCCACCGACGACTATGAGCGGCTGCCCAAAGGCGAATTAGGTAAGACTGAAATGTGGTACGTTCTTGACGCCAAGCCGGACGCCAAAATCATCTACGGCCTCAAGGAAGGCGTGAACCGCGAAAGTCTGCGCCAAGCGCTGGAAAACGGAACGGTTATGGATCTTCTTCAGGAAGTGCCGGTCTTGGCAGGGGATACATTCTATATTCCAGCCGGTACGGTGCATGCTCTGTGCGCGGGCGTGGTCGTAGCGGAGATCCAGCAGAACTCGGACACGACATACCGGATTTATGATTACGACCGGCCCGGCCTTGACGGCAAGCCGCGCGAGCTGCATATCGAGGATTCGCTGAACGTGACTGCTTACGAAGGCGCAGGCGCAACTTCCATGAAGACGGATAGCGCCGTACCTGGAGAATGGCTGCAGCTGGCGGAATCGCCATATTTTATCGTGGAAAAAGGCATTGTAAGCGGCAATTGGAGCCTTGTAACCAACCCGGAGAGCTTTACTGTACTGGTTATTTGCGAAGGAAGCGGGCACCTGATTTGGGAAGGCGGCTCCCAGCCGTATTCGGCGGGTGAGTGCTATCTGCTCCCGGCTAATCTGGGCACTTATACCATAGAAGGGCAGGCTACCTTGCTCCGCTCGTATTTGCCTTAA
- a CDS encoding class I SAM-dependent methyltransferase, whose amino-acid sequence MDKYISAEHKILDLGAGTGIYSFYYADKGSSIISTDLTPKHVEIIQSKIESGGYTDMTAEAADATDLSGFEPGSFDAVFCLGPMYHLRERADQRKCISECLRVLKPGGILAVAYINKFFMFPYLVKGDSRFLTSRWMAKFLEEGRISSADEDCFWTYAYFHTPEEIEQLLGDHGADKLEHAATDGIGVIMRDTVNGFSEEQFDSSISSKNMLRAVHSWHQQSRSVCGTEIAANFRAIVEKDRSFVNADEACLCVFIRIFPATSEADLVRGEDGGPANRADRL is encoded by the coding sequence TTGGACAAATACATATCGGCAGAGCATAAAATACTAGACCTTGGCGCTGGAACGGGGATTTATTCTTTTTATTATGCGGATAAAGGGAGTTCGATCATCTCGACTGATCTTACTCCGAAGCATGTTGAGATTATACAAAGCAAGATCGAGAGCGGCGGCTATACGGATATGACCGCTGAAGCAGCGGATGCGACGGATCTCTCCGGGTTTGAGCCGGGCAGCTTTGACGCCGTTTTTTGTTTGGGGCCGATGTATCATCTCAGGGAACGGGCGGACCAGCGCAAATGTATAAGCGAATGCTTGAGAGTGCTCAAGCCTGGCGGGATTTTGGCGGTTGCTTATATTAACAAGTTTTTTATGTTCCCATATCTGGTGAAGGGTGACTCCCGTTTCCTAACCAGTCGGTGGATGGCGAAATTTCTGGAAGAGGGCAGAATCAGCTCGGCGGATGAGGACTGTTTTTGGACATATGCGTATTTTCATACACCCGAAGAAATCGAGCAGTTGCTGGGTGATCATGGGGCGGATAAGCTGGAACATGCGGCAACGGACGGTATAGGCGTAATTATGAGGGACACTGTTAACGGGTTTAGCGAGGAACAGTTCGACTCATCAATATCATCTAAAAACATGCTCCGAGCCGTCCATTCTTGGCATCAGCAATCACGGTCTGTTTGTGGGACGGAAATAGCAGCAAATTTTAGGGCAATCGTAGAAAAAGACAGGTCTTTCGTCAACGCAGACGAGGCCTGTCTTTGTGTTTTCATACGGATATTCCCCGCTACGTCCGAAGCAGATCTTGTCCGGGGGGAAGATGGCGGACCAGCCAATCGAGCAGATCGTCTGTAA
- the infC gene encoding translation initiation factor IF-3: MINDEIRAREVRLVGAEGEQIGIKPIREALQMAIDLNLDLVNVAPQAKPPVCRIMDYGKFRYEQQKKEKEARKNQKIVDIKEVWFRANIEEHDYQTKFRNVVKFLNEGDKVKCSVRFRGREITHANIGQKILERVKLEVAEISVVERQPKLEGRSMIMILAPKPS, encoded by the coding sequence ATGATCAATGATGAGATTCGGGCGAGAGAAGTTCGTTTGGTTGGTGCGGAGGGAGAACAAATCGGGATTAAACCGATCCGCGAAGCGTTGCAAATGGCAATCGATCTTAATCTGGATTTAGTCAATGTAGCGCCGCAGGCGAAGCCGCCGGTATGCCGCATCATGGATTACGGCAAGTTCCGTTACGAGCAGCAGAAGAAAGAGAAGGAAGCCCGTAAGAATCAGAAGATCGTGGACATCAAGGAAGTTTGGTTCCGTGCCAACATTGAAGAACATGACTATCAGACCAAGTTCCGTAATGTGGTCAAGTTTCTGAATGAAGGCGACAAGGTAAAATGCTCCGTCCGCTTCCGCGGACGCGAAATTACCCATGCGAATATCGGTCAGAAAATTCTGGAGCGCGTCAAATTGGAAGTGGCCGAGATTTCCGTTGTGGAGCGCCAGCCTAAGCTGGAAGGCCGCAGCATGATTATGATTTTGGCACCCAAACCATCTTAA
- the rpmI gene encoding 50S ribosomal protein L35: MPKMKTHSSLKGRFKITGTGKVTRYKAYKNHLLSHKSKRAKRVLGTNPEMAPGDVRRLKQGLANLK, translated from the coding sequence ATGCCTAAAATGAAAACTCACAGCAGCCTGAAAGGCCGCTTCAAAATTACCGGAACAGGTAAAGTAACGCGCTACAAAGCGTACAAAAACCATCTGCTGTCCCACAAGTCCAAGCGCGCTAAGCGGGTTCTGGGAACCAACCCTGAAATGGCTCCCGGCGACGTAAGACGTCTGAAGCAAGGCCTGGCTAACTTGAAATAG
- the rplT gene encoding 50S ribosomal protein L20, giving the protein MARVKGGFVVRRKHKKVLKLAKGYFGSKHRIFKTAKEQVMKSLVYAYRDRRQTKRNFRRLWIVRINAAARLNGLSYNKLVHGLKLAGVDINRKMLADLAVNDLNAFNSLATVAKEKINA; this is encoded by the coding sequence ATGGCAAGAGTTAAAGGCGGCTTCGTCGTTCGTCGTAAACATAAAAAGGTACTGAAACTGGCAAAAGGCTACTTCGGTTCCAAGCACCGCATTTTCAAAACCGCTAAAGAACAAGTAATGAAATCGCTGGTTTACGCTTACCGCGACCGTCGTCAAACCAAACGCAACTTCCGCAGACTGTGGATCGTTCGTATCAACGCTGCAGCCCGTCTGAACGGCCTGTCCTACAACAAGCTGGTACACGGCCTGAAGCTGGCCGGAGTGGACATCAACCGCAAAATGCTGGCTGACCTGGCTGTAAATGATCTGAACGCATTCAACTCGCTGGCTACCGTAGCTAAAGAGAAGATCAACGCGTAA
- a CDS encoding phosphatase PAP2 family protein, giving the protein MRTKMLKLLTAEQRLFHWINGRLHNRYLNFWLFYLTHLGGATASIGISLLVWVLAPHTLRLPAQQALIALAVSHLPVAVAKRMYPRVRPYLALPGTNTFRNPLKDHSFPSGHTTAIFASTVPYVAAFPVLGFVLLPLALSVGFSRIYLGLHYPSDVAAGALIGSAVAAGTVALWS; this is encoded by the coding sequence ATGAGAACTAAAATGTTAAAACTGCTTACTGCAGAGCAGCGTCTGTTTCACTGGATCAACGGACGGCTGCACAACCGTTATCTGAATTTCTGGCTTTTCTATCTGACTCATCTGGGCGGAGCGACCGCCAGCATCGGGATCAGTCTTCTGGTATGGGTGCTTGCCCCTCATACGCTGAGGCTGCCCGCCCAGCAGGCTCTGATCGCCCTGGCTGTCAGCCACCTACCCGTGGCCGTCGCCAAAAGAATGTATCCCAGGGTCCGCCCTTATCTGGCCCTGCCCGGAACGAATACGTTCCGCAATCCGCTCAAGGACCATTCGTTTCCTTCTGGGCATACGACGGCAATCTTCGCTTCCACAGTGCCTTATGTAGCGGCTTTCCCCGTCCTGGGTTTCGTGCTGCTGCCGCTTGCCTTATCGGTTGGATTCTCGCGGATCTATCTTGGACTCCATTATCCTTCCGATGTGGCGGCAGGCGCACTGATCGGCAGCGCGGTTGCGGCCGGTACGGTTGCATTATGGAGTTAA
- a CDS encoding acyl-CoA thioesterase, translating to MMSESSQPAAPASKYCRESRVFKTGRVFPNDINNHQTLFGGKLMSNIDEVASISAMRHCRCSVVTASTDSVDFLSPIRPTDSFCFESFVSWTGRTSIEVFVKVIAENLYSGERTVAATSFLTFVAIGPDGKPAPVPGVIPETDEEKLVSDLAEERSEQRKVRRAASKKLAGQLITTKYWE from the coding sequence ATGATGAGTGAATCATCCCAGCCAGCAGCTCCAGCTTCGAAATACTGCCGAGAATCACGTGTATTCAAAACAGGACGGGTCTTCCCGAACGATATTAACAACCACCAGACCCTGTTCGGCGGCAAGCTGATGAGTAACATAGATGAAGTCGCCTCTATCTCCGCGATGCGACACTGCCGATGCAGTGTCGTTACCGCCTCCACTGACTCCGTCGACTTTCTGTCCCCGATCCGGCCCACCGATTCATTCTGCTTCGAATCCTTTGTGTCCTGGACCGGCCGCACCAGCATAGAGGTATTCGTTAAGGTCATAGCCGAAAATTTATATTCAGGTGAGCGCACCGTGGCGGCCACTTCCTTCCTCACCTTTGTGGCCATCGGGCCTGACGGTAAACCGGCCCCTGTACCGGGTGTTATCCCCGAGACGGATGAAGAGAAGCTGGTCAGCGATTTGGCGGAGGAACGGTCGGAGCAGCGTAAAGTCAGACGCGCCGCCAGCAAGAAGCTGGCCGGCCAGCTTATAACGACAAAGTACTGGGAGTAA
- the trmB gene encoding tRNA (guanosine(46)-N7)-methyltransferase TrmB yields MRLRGRKGIRESLVQQADLVVLDPRKHKGQWSALFGNDRPIYVEFGMGKGQFISRMSHKYPEINFIGVDMYDELIRRAAEKARNIWEPEGLKTPPNLKLALANIEYAEEVFAEGELQRIYLNFSDPWPKTKHARRRLTHPRFLDKYSGLLDGLGEIHLKTDSRSLFEFSLNAFADFGLQMSNISLDLHAGGINEEHVMTEYETKFVGQGVQIHRCEAIVGAEALKRNQASRLDKYRLLPAMPQVE; encoded by the coding sequence ATGCGTTTACGCGGAAGAAAAGGAATACGTGAAAGTCTCGTGCAGCAGGCCGATTTGGTCGTGCTCGATCCTCGCAAACATAAAGGACAATGGTCCGCGCTCTTTGGCAACGACCGCCCGATTTATGTCGAGTTCGGAATGGGGAAGGGGCAGTTTATCAGCCGGATGAGCCATAAATACCCCGAAATTAATTTTATCGGAGTGGATATGTATGACGAGCTGATCCGCCGGGCGGCGGAAAAGGCGCGGAATATATGGGAACCGGAAGGTCTGAAAACGCCGCCGAATCTGAAGCTCGCGCTGGCCAATATCGAATATGCGGAAGAAGTGTTCGCTGAGGGAGAGCTGCAGCGCATCTATCTGAACTTCAGCGACCCCTGGCCCAAAACAAAGCACGCCCGCCGCAGATTGACGCATCCCCGTTTCTTGGATAAGTATAGTGGGCTGTTAGACGGTTTGGGAGAAATTCATTTGAAGACGGATTCGCGCAGTCTGTTTGAATTTTCCTTGAACGCCTTTGCCGACTTCGGTCTGCAGATGTCGAATATTTCACTCGATCTTCATGCGGGAGGGATCAATGAAGAGCACGTCATGACCGAATACGAAACGAAATTTGTCGGCCAGGGCGTTCAGATCCACCGCTGCGAGGCGATTGTCGGAGCGGAAGCGCTGAAACGCAATCAAGCCTCTCGTCTGGATAAGTACAGACTATTACCGGCAATGCCGCAGGTCGAATAA